From the Priestia koreensis genome, one window contains:
- a CDS encoding YpfB family protein, giving the protein MKRVEQILLKLVIIQFLFLLVAQSILLFSDYSSYFSKVIQYEGVTKNNFTKIVETFDQ; this is encoded by the coding sequence ATGAAAAGAGTCGAACAGATTTTGCTGAAGCTTGTTATAATTCAGTTCCTTTTTTTACTTGTGGCCCAGTCAATCCTTCTTTTTAGCGATTACAGCAGCTATTTTTCAAAGGTTATCCAATATGAGGGCGTAACGAAGAATAATTTCACTAAAATTGTGGAAACATTCGACCAGTAA
- the sleB gene encoding spore cortex-lytic enzyme yields the protein MRSFQRVRKWMLVSGLMVMTALFSILPTGNEARAFSNQVIQHGAVGDDVIELQSRLQYVGFYNGKIDGVFGWSTYWALRNFQYEFGMKVDGLGGLKTRQKLVSVTQYQEQYVKKEMHKGKKFKYYGQSGKGGQSAPSKGNSSGNNNSGKQQANNNQSGGKKEAPKQKQSAVNVPSGFTQNDIKLISNAVYGESRGEPYVGQVAVAAVILNRMDSANFPDTVAGVIFEPGAFTAVADGQIWLEPNQQAEKAVIDAINGWDPTGDALYYFNPNTATSAWIWSRPQIKQIGKHIFCK from the coding sequence ATGCGATCGTTTCAACGAGTACGCAAATGGATGTTAGTTAGTGGCTTAATGGTGATGACAGCACTATTTTCTATTTTACCCACTGGAAACGAAGCTCGTGCTTTTTCAAATCAGGTAATTCAGCACGGCGCCGTTGGGGATGATGTAATTGAATTGCAGTCTCGTCTTCAGTATGTCGGTTTTTACAATGGAAAGATTGACGGAGTGTTTGGTTGGAGTACGTACTGGGCTCTTCGTAACTTTCAATATGAATTTGGTATGAAAGTAGACGGACTAGGTGGACTAAAAACGCGACAAAAGCTCGTAAGCGTCACGCAATATCAAGAACAATATGTAAAAAAGGAAATGCACAAAGGGAAAAAATTTAAGTATTACGGGCAATCCGGAAAAGGCGGTCAAAGTGCGCCGTCCAAAGGAAATAGCTCAGGTAATAACAACAGCGGCAAACAACAGGCGAATAACAATCAAAGCGGAGGCAAGAAAGAAGCCCCTAAGCAAAAGCAAAGCGCTGTTAACGTTCCTAGTGGATTTACACAAAATGATATTAAGTTAATCTCAAATGCCGTGTACGGAGAGTCACGCGGTGAGCCATATGTAGGTCAAGTAGCAGTGGCAGCCGTTATTTTAAACCGAATGGACAGTGCAAACTTCCCTGATACCGTAGCAGGGGTTATTTTTGAGCCTGGTGCATTTACGGCTGTAGCGGATGGTCAGATTTGGCTTGAGCCAAACCAGCAGGCCGAAAAAGCCGTTATTGATGCGATTAACGGCTGGGATCCAACGGGTGATGCACTGTACTATTTCAACCCAAACACGGCGACTAGCGCATGGATTTGGTCTCGACCACAAATTAAACAAATCGGGAAACATATTTTCTGTAAATAA
- the der gene encoding ribosome biogenesis GTPase Der produces MPKPIVAIVGRPNVGKSTIFNRIVGERVSIVEDIPGVTRDRIYSSAEWLNYDFNIIDTGGIDIGDEPFLAQIKSQAEIAIDEADVIIFMTNGRDGVTPADEEVAKILYRSKKSVVLAVNKIDNPEMREQIYDFYALGFGEPFPISGTHGIGLGDLLDAAAEHFPKEGEEEYGDEVIKFSLIGRPNVGKSSLVNAMLGEDRVIVSDVAGTTRDAIDTKLVRDGQEYVIIDTAGMRKKGKVYESTEKYSVLRALKAIERSDVVLVVLNAEEGIIEQDKRIAGYAHEAGKAVVIVVNKWDTVEKDEKTMRDFEEKIREHFLFLSYAPIVFLSAKTKKRTHKLLPVVDMVSESHSQRVPTTVINDVIMDAVAMNPTPTHNGNRLKIFYATQVAIQPPTFVVFVNDPELMHFSYERFLENKLREAFGFEGTPIKIFARPRK; encoded by the coding sequence ATGCCAAAACCGATCGTAGCGATTGTTGGTCGTCCTAACGTAGGGAAATCGACAATTTTTAATCGTATTGTAGGAGAGCGTGTCTCAATTGTTGAAGATATTCCAGGAGTAACAAGAGACCGTATTTATAGTTCAGCAGAATGGTTGAATTATGATTTTAACATTATCGATACAGGTGGTATTGATATTGGAGACGAGCCATTTTTAGCGCAAATTAAAAGTCAGGCTGAAATTGCTATTGATGAGGCAGACGTTATTATTTTTATGACAAACGGTCGAGACGGTGTTACACCGGCTGATGAAGAGGTTGCAAAGATTTTATATCGTTCAAAGAAGTCTGTTGTGTTAGCGGTAAACAAAATTGATAATCCTGAAATGCGCGAGCAGATTTATGACTTTTACGCATTAGGATTTGGAGAGCCATTCCCGATTTCAGGTACTCACGGTATCGGATTAGGAGATCTTCTAGATGCAGCAGCAGAACACTTCCCGAAAGAAGGGGAAGAGGAGTATGGTGACGAGGTTATCAAGTTTAGCTTAATCGGTCGTCCAAACGTTGGAAAATCATCGCTTGTAAACGCTATGCTAGGAGAAGATCGTGTCATCGTTAGTGATGTGGCAGGAACAACGCGCGATGCCATTGATACAAAGCTTGTACGTGATGGTCAAGAATATGTGATTATTGATACAGCAGGTATGCGTAAAAAAGGAAAAGTATATGAGAGTACCGAAAAGTATAGTGTACTACGTGCGTTAAAGGCGATTGAGCGTTCTGACGTAGTTTTAGTCGTTTTAAACGCAGAAGAAGGAATTATTGAGCAAGATAAACGAATTGCTGGTTATGCGCATGAAGCAGGAAAAGCCGTTGTAATCGTTGTAAACAAGTGGGATACAGTTGAAAAAGATGAAAAAACAATGCGTGACTTTGAAGAGAAAATTCGCGAGCACTTTTTATTCTTAAGCTATGCACCTATTGTGTTCTTATCAGCGAAAACGAAAAAACGTACGCACAAGCTGTTACCTGTTGTTGATATGGTAAGTGAAAGTCATTCACAGCGTGTACCGACAACTGTTATCAATGATGTAATTATGGACGCAGTGGCAATGAATCCTACGCCAACTCATAATGGTAATCGTCTGAAGATTTTCTACGCGACTCAAGTGGCGATTCAACCACCAACATTCGTGGTATTTGTTAATGATCCAGAGCTTATGCATTTCTCATATGAGCGCTTCTTAGAAAACAAACTACGTGAAGCCTTTGGTTTTGAAGGAACGCCAATCAAAATTTTCGCACGACCTCGTAAATAA
- the prsW gene encoding glutamic-type intramembrane protease PrsW, with protein sequence MLTIISAGIAPGLALLSYFYLKDELETEPITMVLRTFISGAILVLPIMFIQYVVKEEHIFHSALLQAFVSSSLLEEFFKWFILFFTIYQHVEFDEHYDGIVYGAAVSLGFATVENILYLFANGLHDAFGRAMLPVSSHALFGVIMGYYLGRGKFETKAQKRQKWIVLSLTIPIFLHGAYDYILIAFTNWVLVIIPFMCYLWWLGLRKAKQAKQLTFNKASKAL encoded by the coding sequence ATGCTAACAATCATTTCGGCAGGAATCGCCCCAGGGTTAGCGCTTTTAAGTTATTTTTACTTGAAAGATGAGCTGGAAACCGAACCGATTACGATGGTGTTACGCACCTTCATATCTGGCGCTATTCTAGTATTGCCGATTATGTTTATTCAATATGTAGTGAAAGAGGAACACATTTTTCATTCAGCGCTTTTGCAAGCATTTGTATCCTCTAGTCTCTTAGAAGAGTTTTTTAAATGGTTTATTTTATTTTTCACGATTTACCAGCACGTCGAATTTGATGAACATTATGATGGTATCGTGTATGGAGCAGCCGTTTCTCTTGGGTTTGCGACCGTAGAAAATATTTTATACTTGTTTGCCAATGGCCTACATGATGCATTTGGACGAGCTATGCTTCCGGTATCAAGTCACGCGCTTTTTGGCGTGATTATGGGCTATTATCTTGGGCGAGGGAAATTTGAGACGAAGGCTCAAAAGAGGCAAAAATGGATTGTGCTTTCACTCACGATTCCGATTTTTTTACACGGAGCATACGACTACATTCTCATCGCATTTACAAACTGGGTGTTAGTCATTATTCCATTCATGTGTTATCTATGGTGGTTAGGCTTGCGTAAGGCGAAGCAAGCAAAGCAACTCACTTTTAACAAAGCAAGTAAAGCACTATAA
- a CDS encoding lysophospholipid acyltransferase family protein: MSFYTFARSAVKGILSPVYRFEVVGAENVPSEGGVIVCSNHIDNLDPPAVGITCPRPVSFMAKEELFKLPLLKSILPKLEAFPVRRGMSDREALRKGLGILKEGKVLGLFPEGTRSKDGKLGKGLAGVGFFALRSEAAVVPCAVIGPYRKFKKVKVVYGEPIDLTTYKQERASAEVVTDVIMSKIAELLDKHQ; this comes from the coding sequence ATGAGCTTTTATACGTTTGCACGTTCAGCAGTAAAAGGGATTTTGTCCCCCGTCTACCGATTTGAAGTGGTCGGAGCAGAGAACGTTCCATCAGAAGGTGGAGTAATCGTCTGCAGTAACCATATAGATAACCTTGACCCGCCGGCTGTGGGAATTACGTGCCCCCGTCCGGTTTCGTTCATGGCAAAAGAAGAACTGTTTAAATTACCTTTATTAAAAAGCATCCTTCCTAAACTAGAAGCCTTTCCGGTTCGAAGAGGGATGAGTGATCGGGAAGCACTTCGAAAAGGTCTTGGAATTTTAAAAGAAGGTAAAGTGTTAGGACTTTTTCCAGAGGGTACGAGAAGTAAAGACGGAAAATTAGGAAAAGGTTTAGCCGGCGTAGGTTTTTTTGCCCTTCGTTCGGAAGCGGCAGTTGTTCCATGTGCCGTAATCGGTCCTTATCGGAAGTTTAAGAAGGTAAAAGTCGTGTACGGTGAACCTATCGATTTAACGACTTATAAGCAGGAGCGTGCTTCAGCTGAAGTAGTAACAGATGTGATCATGAGTAAAATTGCCGAATTATTAGACAAACACCAGTAA
- the ypeB gene encoding germination protein YpeB → MIRNILIVILAVGVIGVGYWGYTEHQQKTAVLMQAENNYQRAFHDLTYEMDLLNNKIGNTLAMSSRESLSPALAEVWRLTSEAQENVGQLPLALLPFNKTEDFLANVGNFSYRAAVRDLSKEPLSSDEYKTLKSLYKTSTDIQNELRHVQQMVLSENLRWMDVELALATNEKSEDNTIVDGLKTVEKSMEGYDESDFGPSFVTVSQQNQDFSQLKGKKISEEQAKQVARSFLTLKGNEKITVTESGKESKYDAYSLTIKDPDTKNEIYMDVTKKGGYPIWILSTEDSKKTNISLNQAMEKSNKFLKKQRFVSLVMAESTQYDNTGVFTYVEEQDGVWIYPDAVKMKVSLQNGNIVGFSAKDFLLTHRLRKIPKPELTKQEAMKKINENVKIMEDRLAIINNDLNEEVLCYEFLGTINDDTYRIFVNAKTGREEKVDKLKNAEALYDQS, encoded by the coding sequence TTGATACGTAATATTCTAATTGTTATTCTAGCCGTTGGCGTCATTGGAGTTGGATACTGGGGATATACAGAGCATCAGCAAAAAACCGCTGTATTAATGCAGGCAGAAAATAATTATCAGCGTGCTTTTCATGATTTAACGTACGAAATGGATCTGTTAAACAACAAAATTGGGAATACGCTCGCAATGAGTTCAAGAGAAAGTTTGTCTCCTGCTTTAGCTGAGGTATGGCGTTTGACATCTGAAGCGCAGGAAAACGTCGGTCAGCTTCCTCTTGCGCTGTTACCATTTAATAAAACAGAAGATTTTCTCGCAAACGTCGGAAACTTTAGCTACCGAGCTGCGGTTCGTGATTTAAGTAAAGAGCCGCTATCAAGCGATGAATATAAAACATTAAAATCATTATATAAAACGTCTACAGATATCCAAAATGAATTACGTCATGTTCAACAAATGGTCCTTAGCGAAAATTTACGCTGGATGGACGTAGAGCTTGCCCTTGCTACGAACGAAAAGTCGGAAGATAACACCATTGTGGATGGATTAAAAACGGTTGAAAAAAGCATGGAAGGCTACGATGAATCAGACTTTGGTCCAAGCTTTGTAACCGTCTCACAGCAAAATCAAGACTTTTCTCAGCTAAAAGGCAAGAAAATTAGCGAGGAACAAGCGAAACAGGTTGCCCGTTCATTTTTAACTCTAAAAGGAAATGAAAAAATTACGGTCACTGAAAGTGGAAAAGAATCAAAATATGATGCTTATAGTTTAACCATCAAAGATCCTGATACGAAAAATGAAATCTATATGGATGTTACAAAAAAAGGTGGCTATCCAATTTGGATTCTTTCAACAGAGGATAGCAAAAAAACGAATATCAGCTTGAATCAGGCTATGGAGAAATCAAACAAATTTTTAAAGAAACAGCGATTTGTTAGTCTCGTAATGGCCGAAAGCACCCAGTATGATAATACAGGCGTGTTCACCTATGTAGAAGAGCAAGACGGTGTTTGGATTTATCCGGATGCTGTGAAAATGAAAGTGTCGCTGCAAAATGGAAATATCGTTGGTTTCTCTGCGAAAGACTTTTTACTTACGCACCGCCTTCGTAAAATACCAAAGCCAGAATTGACGAAGCAAGAGGCTATGAAGAAGATAAATGAGAATGTGAAAATAATGGAAGATCGTCTAGCGATCATAAACAACGACCTTAATGAGGAAGTACTTTGTTATGAATTTTTAGGAACGATTAATGATGACACGTACCGAATTTTCGTAAATGCAAAAACGGGTCGTGAAGAAAAAGTAGACAAATTAAAGAATGCTGAAGCGCTGTACGATCAATCATAA
- a CDS encoding flagellar brake protein has protein sequence MIQVGMTLTLEDTASIDRAVYKCKVADLENGYVYISYPINEATDKTVFLVNQTNLRITFLGRDNNVYAFNSSVIGRAVRNIPVIKLLLPESLKRVQRRQFVRVPASLSVQFFSTKNEFLPFQTKMLDISAGGFAALLKDQANLQRHHQIVVSFDIPGGDGKVLTLTLPATIIRISAKTDREPARVSLLFTNISTEDRGNIIRYVFKRQLELKNKGVI, from the coding sequence ATGATTCAAGTTGGAATGACGCTTACTTTAGAGGATACGGCTTCAATTGATCGAGCTGTGTACAAATGTAAGGTAGCAGATTTAGAAAATGGATATGTCTACATTAGCTATCCTATTAACGAAGCAACGGACAAAACCGTCTTTTTAGTTAATCAAACAAACCTTCGTATTACCTTCTTAGGAAGAGATAACAACGTTTATGCTTTTAATAGTTCGGTCATTGGGCGCGCAGTTCGAAATATTCCTGTTATTAAGCTGTTGCTCCCAGAGTCACTTAAACGGGTGCAACGACGTCAATTTGTACGTGTTCCGGCATCTCTTTCTGTTCAATTTTTTTCGACGAAAAACGAATTTTTACCGTTTCAAACAAAAATGTTAGATATCAGCGCAGGGGGATTTGCGGCTCTTTTAAAGGATCAAGCGAATCTTCAAAGGCATCATCAAATCGTCGTGTCTTTTGATATACCTGGTGGAGATGGGAAGGTTCTCACGCTGACACTTCCAGCGACAATCATTCGAATTAGTGCAAAGACAGACCGAGAGCCTGCCCGCGTATCACTGCTGTTTACGAATATTTCCACAGAAGATCGTGGGAATATTATCCGCTATGTTTTTAAAAGGCAGCTAGAGTTGAAGAACAAAGGGGTTATCTAG
- the fni gene encoding type 2 isopentenyl-diphosphate Delta-isomerase, whose amino-acid sequence MNREKRKIDHIHHAIHTGQHRLHGFEDVRFVHNSLPDTNVDGTQIETKIGELTLSSPIFINAMTGGGGKETEHINHALAEIANECGLALAVGSQMSAIKNTEEESTYRIVRKRHPKGKIFANLGSEATVDQAKKAVDMLEADAMQVHLNIIQELVMPEGDRHFSGALRRIEALVKELEVPVIVKEVGYGMTKETVKKLEEIGVPIVDVGGYGGTNFSRIENKRRSRELAFFDEWGITTVTSLAEVASSVPSLSIIGSGGIQTSLDVGKSIALGASATGMAGYFLKVLVDEGQEAVIEEVHHLHKELKMIMTAVGATSIEELKQAPVVLSGDSYHWLNQRGIDTTAFARRS is encoded by the coding sequence GTGAATAGAGAAAAACGTAAAATTGATCACATCCATCACGCCATCCATACGGGTCAGCATCGTCTGCATGGGTTTGAAGATGTGCGGTTTGTGCACAATAGCCTGCCCGATACAAATGTCGACGGAACTCAAATAGAAACAAAAATCGGCGAACTTACGTTAAGTTCGCCGATTTTTATCAATGCGATGACAGGTGGCGGAGGTAAAGAAACAGAACATATTAATCATGCGCTTGCGGAAATAGCAAATGAATGCGGGTTGGCTCTAGCGGTAGGCTCACAAATGTCTGCCATTAAAAACACAGAAGAAGAGTCTACGTATCGAATTGTAAGAAAGAGGCATCCGAAGGGGAAGATCTTTGCAAATTTAGGCAGCGAAGCGACGGTCGATCAGGCAAAAAAAGCGGTGGATATGCTTGAAGCTGATGCGATGCAAGTACATTTGAATATTATTCAAGAGCTTGTCATGCCTGAAGGAGATCGTCATTTTTCAGGAGCTCTTCGCCGCATTGAAGCACTTGTAAAGGAACTAGAGGTTCCGGTGATCGTCAAAGAAGTAGGTTACGGAATGACGAAGGAAACGGTGAAGAAGTTAGAAGAAATTGGCGTTCCGATTGTCGATGTAGGCGGCTACGGTGGGACAAATTTCTCACGAATTGAAAACAAGCGAAGAAGTCGAGAGCTTGCATTTTTTGATGAATGGGGAATTACGACAGTCACGTCTCTTGCGGAAGTGGCTTCCTCTGTGCCGAGCCTTTCAATCATTGGGTCAGGGGGAATTCAAACTTCGCTTGATGTTGGGAAGTCAATAGCCTTAGGCGCTTCTGCTACTGGAATGGCCGGATACTTTTTAAAGGTGCTAGTAGATGAAGGGCAAGAAGCAGTCATTGAAGAGGTTCATCACCTTCATAAAGAATTGAAGATGATTATGACAGCAGTTGGGGCAACGTCTATTGAGGAGTTAAAGCAGGCTCCCGTCGTTCTTTCAGGTGACTCGTATCATTGGTTAAATCAAAGAGGAATTGATACGACGGCTTTTGCGCGTCGTTCATAA
- the cmk gene encoding (d)CMP kinase encodes MKKTISIAIDGPAAAGKSTVAKIIAEKMSYIYVDTGAMYRALTYKAQINGVHLEDETALLEVLKQTTIQLEQTEAGQAVLLDGKDVTREIRSSEVTNSVSITARHRTVREEMVARQQQMGNQGGVVMDGRDIGTHVLPNAEVKIFLLASVEERAKRRYEENLSKGFPADLEKLKEEIAQRDKLDSEREVSPLKKADDAVEIDTTSLDILGVVDKIMTVINERA; translated from the coding sequence ATGAAGAAAACAATTTCGATTGCTATTGACGGGCCCGCAGCAGCAGGGAAAAGTACAGTAGCGAAAATTATTGCGGAAAAAATGTCATATATTTATGTCGATACAGGTGCAATGTACCGAGCGTTAACATATAAAGCCCAAATAAATGGCGTACATTTAGAAGATGAAACAGCGTTGCTTGAAGTGTTAAAACAAACAACCATTCAATTAGAGCAAACAGAAGCTGGACAAGCGGTTCTATTAGATGGTAAAGATGTAACAAGAGAAATTCGTTCTTCTGAAGTGACGAATTCTGTTTCAATTACTGCTAGGCACCGAACAGTGCGTGAAGAAATGGTGGCTAGACAGCAGCAAATGGGCAACCAAGGTGGCGTTGTCATGGATGGTCGCGACATTGGTACACACGTTTTACCAAATGCAGAAGTGAAAATCTTTTTGCTTGCTTCAGTAGAGGAACGTGCAAAAAGACGATACGAAGAAAATCTTTCAAAAGGATTTCCGGCAGATTTAGAGAAGTTAAAAGAGGAGATCGCTCAAAGAGACAAGCTGGATTCTGAACGTGAAGTATCACCGTTGAAAAAAGCTGATGACGCAGTAGAGATTGATACCACGTCTTTGGATATTTTAGGGGTAGTAGATAAAATTATGACAGTTATTAATGAAAGGGCTTGA
- the rpsA gene encoding 30S ribosomal protein S1: MTEDMNNVEVNNLQIGDVVKATVTKIEEKQVLVEVENSKLDGIVPISELSSLHVEKAGDAIKEGASFQAKVTKVEDELLVLSKRAVDAELAWEDLEAKLDSGEVFEAEVKEVVKGGLVVDIGVRGFIPASLVETYFVDDFEEYKGQTLSVKVVELDREKNRVILSHRAVVEAEQLNKKEARLTSLQQGEVVEGTVQRLTSFGAFVDIGGLDGLVHISQLSHQHVDNPSEVVEEGQKVKVKILSVDKDNGRVSLSIKDTLEGPWDHIGEKVQAGDVIEGTVQRLVSFGAFVEIAPGVEGLVHISHISNKHIGTPHEVLSEGDTVKVKVLEVNVADKRLSLSIRELEEAQERQDYKEYEPTEETRGFQLGDMIGDQLKKLK, from the coding sequence ATGACGGAAGATATGAATAACGTAGAGGTAAACAACTTACAGATCGGTGACGTTGTCAAAGCAACGGTCACAAAAATTGAAGAAAAACAAGTACTAGTGGAGGTAGAAAACAGTAAGCTAGACGGAATCGTACCGATTAGTGAGCTTTCAAGCCTGCACGTTGAAAAAGCAGGTGACGCGATTAAAGAAGGCGCTAGTTTTCAAGCAAAAGTAACAAAAGTTGAAGACGAGCTGTTAGTTTTATCGAAGCGCGCAGTCGATGCAGAACTTGCTTGGGAAGATCTTGAAGCGAAGCTTGACTCAGGAGAAGTATTTGAAGCAGAAGTGAAGGAAGTTGTTAAAGGCGGACTAGTTGTTGATATTGGAGTAAGAGGCTTTATTCCTGCGTCATTAGTAGAAACATACTTTGTAGACGACTTTGAAGAGTACAAGGGTCAGACACTTTCAGTAAAAGTAGTTGAACTGGATCGAGAAAAAAATCGCGTGATCCTTTCTCATCGTGCGGTTGTAGAAGCAGAGCAGCTGAATAAAAAAGAAGCTCGTTTAACGTCCTTACAGCAAGGAGAAGTTGTTGAAGGAACGGTGCAGCGCCTAACAAGCTTCGGTGCTTTTGTTGATATTGGTGGTCTTGACGGACTTGTCCATATTTCACAGCTTTCTCATCAACACGTAGACAATCCGTCTGAAGTAGTTGAAGAAGGTCAAAAAGTGAAGGTGAAGATTTTATCTGTTGATAAGGACAATGGCCGCGTGTCTCTATCAATCAAGGATACGCTTGAAGGTCCATGGGATCATATCGGCGAGAAAGTTCAGGCCGGTGATGTAATTGAAGGAACAGTGCAACGACTTGTTTCATTTGGTGCGTTCGTTGAAATCGCGCCTGGTGTGGAAGGACTTGTGCATATCTCTCACATTTCAAATAAGCATATCGGTACTCCGCATGAAGTGTTATCAGAAGGAGATACTGTTAAAGTGAAAGTTCTCGAAGTGAATGTAGCAGATAAACGCCTATCGCTCAGCATTCGTGAATTAGAAGAAGCGCAAGAACGTCAAGACTACAAAGAGTATGAGCCTACGGAAGAGACAAGAGGTTTCCAGTTAGGAGATATGATTGGCGATCAGTTAAAAAAATTAAAGTAA
- a CDS encoding YphA family membrane protein → MEGIFFYWFSWIGWTILTFFKEEGRERLIYVYILLLSIIASTIKVEVGPFLVSGTLVVLLISCYSRLTYYDRALKVRMGIITVILSLAYASYLLFEMYDPVWFFLDRRFALALLLAYVTCILLKEFEHRLIGLVVGAGQGDFLYSYILSPYTDYQVGALSFLDIAANAVMMVLVWQGIAYGVEYVNRYTRSQARQSVSNK, encoded by the coding sequence ATGGAAGGGATTTTTTTTTATTGGTTTTCGTGGATTGGGTGGACGATTCTGACCTTTTTTAAAGAAGAGGGAAGAGAGCGACTCATTTATGTATATATTCTCTTACTTAGCATTATCGCCTCTACAATCAAAGTAGAAGTAGGGCCTTTTTTAGTCAGTGGAACGCTTGTCGTTCTACTCATCAGTTGCTACAGCCGCCTTACCTACTATGACCGTGCTCTTAAGGTGCGAATGGGTATTATAACCGTCATTCTTTCATTAGCCTATGCAAGCTATTTGTTATTTGAAATGTATGATCCTGTCTGGTTTTTTCTCGATCGTCGCTTTGCGCTTGCTTTGCTGCTTGCATATGTGACCTGTATACTTCTAAAAGAATTTGAACATCGTTTAATCGGACTTGTGGTTGGGGCAGGACAAGGAGACTTTTTGTACAGCTATATTCTATCACCTTATACCGATTACCAAGTAGGAGCGCTGTCCTTTTTAGACATTGCAGCAAACGCAGTGATGATGGTCCTTGTTTGGCAAGGCATTGCTTATGGAGTCGAGTACGTTAACCGCTATACGCGGAGTCAGGCTCGTCAAAGTGTTTCGAATAAATAA
- a CDS encoding asparaginase codes for MKTVLILHTGGTISMKEDTTGAVKPDGRNPLADTAPSLKNLATIISEEIFYLPSPHMTPKDMLIISNRIKEKIDEDNSIDGVVITHGTDTLEETAYFLDLTLDIDVPVVLTGAMRSSNEIGSDGLYNLISAIRVATSEKARQKGVLVVMNDEIHTAKNVTKTHTSNVATFQSPQYGPIGMVTKTDVTFHHTPNHLDVYSISDVSKNVLLLKAYAGMDEQIFNAIQTIPIDGLVIEALGQGNLPPTTVPAITHLIQKGIPIVLVSRCFNGIAQDVYGYEGGGKQLKDLGVIFSNGLNGQKARLKLLVALETTHDHDKLQYLFNQ; via the coding sequence ATGAAAACTGTTTTAATCTTACATACTGGTGGAACCATTTCAATGAAAGAAGATACAACTGGTGCCGTGAAGCCAGATGGACGTAATCCTCTTGCCGACACAGCGCCTTCTTTGAAAAATTTAGCAACGATTATTTCAGAGGAAATTTTTTACCTTCCCTCTCCACATATGACACCAAAAGATATGCTGATTATTTCAAATCGAATTAAAGAAAAAATAGATGAAGACAACTCCATTGATGGGGTAGTCATTACACACGGTACGGATACGTTAGAAGAAACGGCCTACTTTTTAGATTTAACGCTAGATATCGATGTTCCTGTCGTACTAACGGGTGCAATGCGTTCAAGCAATGAAATCGGATCAGATGGTCTCTATAATTTAATTAGCGCCATCCGAGTTGCTACAAGTGAAAAGGCACGTCAAAAAGGCGTTCTTGTTGTCATGAACGATGAAATTCATACGGCCAAAAACGTAACAAAAACTCATACAAGCAATGTGGCAACGTTCCAAAGCCCACAATACGGCCCCATCGGAATGGTCACAAAAACCGATGTTACGTTTCACCATACGCCAAATCATCTAGATGTTTATTCTATTTCAGACGTTTCCAAAAATGTACTTTTATTAAAAGCCTATGCAGGGATGGACGAGCAGATTTTCAATGCCATTCAAACGATTCCGATTGATGGTCTTGTCATTGAAGCACTTGGACAGGGAAACCTCCCTCCAACAACCGTACCAGCCATTACGCATCTTATCCAAAAAGGCATCCCTATTGTTCTTGTTTCCCGCTGCTTTAACGGAATCGCTCAAGATGTGTATGGATACGAAGGAGGCGGCAAACAGTTAAAGGATCTCGGCGTTATTTTCTCCAATGGATTGAACGGTCAAAAGGCCCGTCTAAAGCTGCTTGTGGCTTTAGAAACAACACATGATCATGACAAGCTGCAATACCTCTTTAATCAGTAA
- a CDS encoding YpzI family protein, which produces MGKDRQEKKLKQSKRVESDRDQGLHYPGATSLDTPEEAKKTNR; this is translated from the coding sequence ATGGGAAAAGACCGCCAAGAAAAGAAGCTAAAACAATCCAAACGTGTAGAATCTGACCGTGACCAAGGACTTCACTATCCAGGCGCAACAAGCCTAGATACTCCTGAAGAAGCGAAAAAAACAAATCGTTAA